Within the Chloroflexota bacterium genome, the region TTTATCACGACCCCAGACGGTGTGAATGGGGTGGTCTAGCATTTAAGTGAAGAGGAGTCCCCCTCGTTCAGGGGATATTGTGTTGAGCCACTGACCAGGGTTGGTCGGTGGCTTGCCTTGTGCACGTCAGTAGCGTACCCCCTCACCAGGTGAGGGGTTATGGATTATTTTGGTTTATAGGATGAATAATATCTTGAGGGGAATATAATGCCTAAGATGAAAACACATAAGGGTACGGCCAAGCGTTTCGCCTTGACCGGTACCGCTAAGCTTATACGTGCCAGGAGTAATAAGAGTCATCTCCGCCGGAAAAAAACGGGTCGCACCAAGCGCGAATTTGATGAGATGTTCTCTGTGAGTACGCCAGACAGGCGTCGTATCAAGCGCCTGTTGCCCTACGGTGTTTAAGGAATACCCAGGGATAGCGAGGAGGTATCACCATTGCCAAGGGTAAAGAGGGGAGTAACTGCCCGCAAGCGCCATAAAAAGGTTCTTCAACT harbors:
- the rpmI gene encoding 50S ribosomal protein L35 gives rise to the protein MPKMKTHKGTAKRFALTGTAKLIRARSNKSHLRRKKTGRTKREFDEMFSVSTPDRRRIKRLLPYGV